The nucleotide window gaggggcagggcagggactcAGGGCTGAGCGGTTTGCCCGTAGCTACACATTGCGGCCGCCAACGGGTTTGGTGAGGCGGCTGCCCTGCTGCTGGAGCACGGGGCCAGCCTGAGCGCCAGAGACCAGGACGGCTGGGAGCCGCTGCACGCTGCAGCCTACTGGGGCCAGGTgagtgcagggtgggggcagccGGGCCTGGtaggggctcctggctcctggccGCGGGTCCTTCAGCAGCCCGGGCTCCCTGGCCCTCAGGTGCATCTGGTGGAGCTGCTCGTGGCACACGGGGCCGACCTGAACGGGAAGTCTCTAATGGATGAGACGCCTCTTGGTGAGCTGGGGCTGCCTGTGCCAGCGTGGAGGGTGGCTGGGAGGGCACCAGTGACCCTCTGCCCACTTCTCCTAGACGTGTGCGGGGACGAGGAGGTGCGGACCAAGCTGCTGGAGCTGAAGCACAAGCACGACGCGCTCCTGCGTGCCCAGGGCCGCCAGCGCTCTCTGCTGCGCCGTCGCACCTCGAGCGCgggcaccccacccccccgctctGCCCTGGCTTTGCCTCGTGGACGTGGCCGCAGTGCCAGTGGGAGCTCCTGGCCGAGTCCGAGGGGCGACTggcatcctccccccaccctcactgtgCCTCCCCCAGGAAGGTGGTGAGGAGGGTGAGCCTGACCCAGCGCACCAGCCTGTACCGCAAGGAGCATGCCCAGGAGGCCATCGTGTGGCAACAGCCACCGCCTGCCAGCCCGGAGCCGCCCGAGGAGGACGAGGATGGCCAGACGGACGCGGAGCTGCGACCCACGCCCAGTTTGGTGAGCCCCACGCCGTCCTTCTCCAGCACGgtggctctggggctgggccCTACCCTCTGTGGGTGGCGCAGGTGTGAGACCTGATGTTGCTGCCCCATTTGTCCCACCACACCCACCCTAGGAGTCCGTGGGGCCGGTGACCCTGTTCCCAAAAACCAGGCCAGTGCAGCACAGTGGCAGCTGCTGGCCCTATTCTCGTTTCTGCCCCTTGACCACCACGCAGCCCGGGGCCTGCAGCCAAGGGAGGCCAGAGAGCGCCTTCCTGGTGGCCTCTGAGGCCCGTGCTTCCCCAGCAGGAGGACGATCTTGAGTCGGCCAGGCCGCACAATGGCCGGGTTGGAGGCAGCCCAGGGCGGCACCTGTATTCCAAGCGGCTGGACCAGAGCGTCTCCTACCAGCTGAGCCCCCTGGAGAGCACCGCCCCCGATGCCCTGGTCCGGGCCAAGGCCCAGCACACGCTGGCGGAGCTGAAGCGCCAGAGAGCCGCTGCTAAGCTGCAACGTCCCCTGCCTGAGGGACCCGAGGGACCCGAGGGACCCGAGCCTGGCCTGCCTGTGGACGCTGAGAGCCCCCAGCCGCAGTGCCGCTCCGGGGCTGGTGGAGATCCGCCCCTGCTGAAGCTCACAGCGCCCTCAGAGGAAGCCCCCATGGAGAAGAGGCCTTGCTGCCTGCTCATGTGAGGGGCTGGCCGCCAGAGTCACAAAGTCCTGTTGTGGGGCCCGGCCAGAGGCTGCCGTGGGGCCCCTGCTCTGGGGAACCCAGTGTGTGCCctggtgctgctgctgggggATAGGCAGTGCAGGGCCTCCCCTGTTCCCCCCTTCTAGGGTGCCAGCATCCTCGCTCAGGGATGAACGTCTAGCAGAAGCCCTCCTGGGGGGTCCTGGCTACAGAGACCTAGTTTGATTGTGTGACTCTTGATAAAGGGCTGTTCTGCCACCGGCCTTGTTGTGTGTGTCAGCTGGGCCACTGTCCTGGGCGTGGGGAGCTGTTGTGTTGCTCTTCTGGGTGTGCCCATCCCTGTTCGGGGCCTGTAGGTGCTTGCTTGTGGCTGCCTGGCCCTGCGTGGGAGTGAGGCCCACGGCCACTGGGCAAGAAGCCTGGCTTGTTGTGCACCcgccttcctgccttcccagcctcctggagGCTCCTCTGTAACTCTTTGCTTTCCTGAGAGGAACAGGGAGCTTTGGAAGGACATTCCTTGGGGGTCAGGGCTGGAGGTATCCACACCAGAGGGGCAGGGATCCTGGcttggaaggggagggggctTTCCACAAGATTCTTGAGCCACAGAGGGGAGAGTCTGCACAAGGCTGGAGTCAGAAACCTCCCTGGGGGGTGAGTCCCCCGTTCCTGGCACATAGCCCTGATCCTGGGGCCTGGCTGCCAGCCTCTGCCTGGGCCGGCAAAGGGGGCCAGTGGTTGGCCGCCCAGATTCTGAGCTGGCTGGGCA belongs to Ailuropoda melanoleuca isolate Jingjing chromosome 9, ASM200744v2, whole genome shotgun sequence and includes:
- the PPP1R16A gene encoding protein phosphatase 1 regulatory subunit 16A — encoded protein: MAEHLELLAEMPVVARMSTQERLKHAQKRRAQQVKMWAQAEKEAQGKKGPRERPWKEAASGRPQKRVLFPPSVTLLEAAARNDLEEVRQLLENGVSPDLANEDGLTALHQSCIDDFRDMVQQLLEAGAKVNARDSESWTPLHAAATCGHLHLVELLIARGADLLAVNTDGNMPYDLCEDERTLDCLETAMANRGVTQDSIEGARALPELCMLDDIRSRLQAPGADINAPQDHGATLLHIAAANGFGEAAALLLEHGASLSARDQDGWEPLHAAAYWGQVHLVELLVAHGADLNGKSLMDETPLDVCGDEEVRTKLLELKHKHDALLRAQGRQRSLLRRRTSSAGSPRKVVRRVSLTQRTSLYRKEHAQEAIVWQQPPPASPEPPEEDEDGQTDAELRPTPSLEDDLESARPHNGRVGGSPGRHLYSKRLDQSVSYQLSPLESTAPDALVRAKAQHTLAELKRQRAAAKLQRPLPEGPEGPEGPEPGLPVDAESPQPQCRSGAGGDPPLLKLTAPSEEAPMEKRPCCLLM